One genomic region from Bacillus marinisedimentorum encodes:
- a CDS encoding site-2 protease family protein has translation MDFFFFDLEDLPYLLITLAIAFSVHEFSHAYVAYKFGDPTAKDQGRLTLSPFAHLDLFGTIMILIAGFGWARPVPVNRFYFKKPRLSGILVSAAGPLSNLFLAAMGFVLWYSMIVTGLEETLSAAVSDILYQFLNTFIYLNVILFVFNLLPFPPLDGYRIVEDLSPPDIRAKLTQYESFGIIIFLFLIITPLYRYTIQPIFNRVIPAVTGFLDGMFSAVFF, from the coding sequence ATGGATTTTTTCTTTTTTGACCTGGAGGATTTACCTTATCTTTTAATCACACTTGCAATCGCCTTTTCGGTCCATGAATTTTCCCATGCGTATGTCGCTTACAAGTTCGGCGACCCGACTGCGAAGGACCAGGGCAGGCTGACATTGTCGCCGTTCGCCCATCTTGATTTATTCGGGACGATTATGATCTTGATAGCAGGATTCGGGTGGGCGCGTCCTGTTCCGGTCAATCGGTTTTATTTTAAAAAACCCCGCCTTTCCGGAATACTTGTGTCGGCTGCCGGGCCCCTCAGCAACCTGTTCCTTGCCGCAATGGGGTTTGTACTCTGGTATTCAATGATTGTGACCGGCCTCGAGGAGACCCTGTCAGCAGCTGTCTCTGATATCTTGTATCAATTTTTAAATACGTTCATCTATTTGAATGTCATCTTATTCGTCTTTAACCTGCTCCCGTTTCCGCCGCTTGACGGATATCGGATCGTTGAAGACTTGTCGCCGCCGGATATTCGGGCAAAGCTGACACAATATGAATCCTTCGGTATCATCATTTTTCTGTTTCTCATTATAACGCCGCTGTATCGCTATACGATTCAGCCCATTTTCAACCGGGTGATCCCAGCGGTTACCGGTTTCCTTGACGGGATGTTTTCAGCTGTTTTTTTCTGA
- a CDS encoding transglycosylase domain-containing protein produces MMRKVLIGAVFAASALLLGLAGYIIIILAGEYVIDDKKLVMDSTSEIVDSKGNRITKIYSVNRELVHINDIPKHVQHAFIAVEDSRFYDHPGIDAQAIMRALYKDILAGQKVEGGSTITQQLAKNVFLSHEKTLLRKTKEAVIAINLERNYSKEKLLEMYLNQIYFGHGAYGIQSAAKLYFDKDISELTVDEGALLAGLPKAPSTYSPVNHPEKSKERRDLVLALMEKHGYIEPEQAVRSQGKTISVSGLKERQDASYTSYIDMVLKEANEKYHLSYEEVMTGGYSIKVPMDEKIQRTAYKLFQEEKYFPGSDEHVQGSFVLLDNKTGGVLSVIGGRNYVHKGLNRAVVKRQPGSALKPLAVYGPAIEEGKFGPYSMLVDEKKTYGKYTPENYDSQYDGEISMYDAIVHSDNAPAVWTMNEIGIDTGKKYLEKAAMPVPDEGLAIALGGLNEGVTPLQLAGAYRAFPAEGEAIEPFFILEIYNRDGEKLGEADPETNKVFSKQTAWYMTRMLSSVVEEGTARKGSYDGALAGKTGTTSFSGVEGAAADAWFAGYTPRVTGALWMGYDKTNKDQHLKEGSSYAAVLFKKILTDGGVKRETAFSKPDGVDDLENPIKLPEIDDLTVDMSFKALSLFTAELSWTPADDERVVYHIYEVKGGTRNKVGTVTGSGDFTVKNVNVFDPPAYIVVPYNKLTDSEGKPSNEAVPKYFDPRWGGSRLGELRDKIW; encoded by the coding sequence ATGATGAGAAAAGTCTTAATCGGTGCTGTGTTTGCCGCATCAGCCCTATTGCTGGGTCTGGCCGGTTACATCATCATCATTTTAGCCGGGGAGTACGTCATTGACGACAAAAAGCTCGTCATGGACTCCACCTCTGAAATTGTTGACTCAAAAGGGAACCGCATTACGAAAATCTATTCTGTCAATCGGGAACTCGTTCATATAAATGATATTCCAAAGCATGTGCAGCATGCATTCATAGCTGTGGAAGATTCAAGGTTTTATGATCATCCGGGCATTGACGCCCAGGCGATCATGAGAGCGCTGTATAAGGATATTCTAGCCGGCCAGAAGGTGGAAGGCGGCAGTACGATCACCCAGCAGCTTGCCAAGAATGTGTTTCTCTCACATGAAAAGACATTACTGCGCAAAACGAAAGAGGCTGTCATTGCCATTAATCTTGAGCGCAATTACAGTAAGGAAAAACTGCTGGAAATGTATTTGAACCAGATTTATTTCGGTCATGGCGCATATGGGATCCAGTCTGCCGCAAAGCTCTATTTTGATAAGGATATATCGGAGCTGACAGTCGATGAAGGTGCGTTGCTGGCCGGGCTTCCAAAAGCACCGTCGACGTATTCGCCTGTCAATCACCCCGAAAAAAGCAAAGAACGGCGCGATCTTGTTCTGGCCCTGATGGAAAAGCACGGCTACATTGAACCAGAGCAGGCCGTCCGCAGCCAGGGAAAGACGATTTCTGTATCCGGGCTTAAAGAAAGACAGGATGCGTCCTATACTTCTTATATTGATATGGTATTAAAAGAAGCGAATGAAAAGTATCACTTATCTTATGAAGAAGTGATGACCGGCGGCTATTCGATTAAAGTGCCGATGGATGAAAAAATTCAAAGGACCGCTTATAAGCTTTTTCAAGAAGAAAAGTACTTTCCTGGATCAGATGAACATGTACAGGGTTCATTCGTCCTGCTTGATAATAAAACCGGCGGTGTATTGTCTGTCATAGGCGGCCGCAATTATGTCCATAAAGGACTGAACCGAGCGGTGGTGAAACGCCAGCCCGGATCGGCGCTGAAACCGCTCGCCGTTTATGGGCCGGCCATCGAGGAGGGCAAATTCGGACCATACAGCATGCTTGTTGATGAAAAAAAGACGTACGGGAAGTACACACCCGAAAACTATGATAGCCAATATGACGGCGAAATATCGATGTATGACGCCATCGTCCATTCAGACAATGCACCCGCCGTATGGACGATGAATGAAATCGGCATCGATACAGGGAAAAAGTACCTCGAGAAAGCGGCGATGCCTGTTCCTGATGAAGGGCTTGCCATCGCTCTTGGAGGGCTTAACGAAGGCGTCACGCCGCTGCAGCTAGCCGGTGCCTACCGGGCTTTTCCGGCAGAGGGCGAAGCGATTGAACCGTTCTTCATTCTCGAAATTTATAATCGCGACGGCGAAAAACTTGGAGAGGCTGATCCTGAAACGAACAAAGTGTTTTCAAAACAGACAGCCTGGTACATGACGCGCATGCTTTCATCCGTTGTCGAGGAAGGGACTGCGCGGAAGGGTTCATATGATGGGGCGCTTGCCGGCAAAACGGGCACCACCTCATTTTCGGGAGTGGAAGGTGCTGCGGCGGATGCCTGGTTCGCCGGATACACCCCTCGTGTAACAGGAGCACTTTGGATGGGGTATGATAAAACCAATAAAGACCAGCACTTGAAAGAAGGCAGTTCCTACGCAGCGGTCCTCTTCAAGAAAATCCTCACGGATGGCGGTGTGAAAAGGGAAACAGCATTTTCAAAGCCTGATGGTGTAGATGATCTTGAGAATCCGATCAAGCTTCCGGAAATCGATGACCTCACAGTTGATATGTCATTTAAAGCCCTGAGCCTGTTTACTGCAGAACTGTCATGGACGCCGGCTGATGATGAGCGTGTTGTCTATCATATATATGAAGTGAAAGGCGGTACCAGAAATAAAGTGGGGACTGTGACAGGGTCGGGTGATTTTACAGTTAAAAATGTCAATGTCTTTGACCCGCCCGCCTATATTGTGGTTCCTTATAATAAACTGACCGATTCAGAAGGAAAACCTTCTAATGAAGCTGTTCCAAAATATTTTGATCCAAGGTGGGGAGGCAGCAGGCTCGGCGAACTGAGGGACAAAATCTGGTGA
- a CDS encoding antibiotic biosynthesis monooxygenase family protein, which translates to MDKLHITHGTYPFLKKMKEQNEQESMLLLLKDTGAVLLHETGGNTLFKGGYSYDIFASKGELSAGKFAVLAHFPVRDEGRPLFEDEVSQKADAVMKEDALLAVRGLRPLKGDTYIVVTVWKTEGAYTTWSAQDPDFPLAKEDKSVLKSPVYSSEYVIPKSN; encoded by the coding sequence GTGGACAAACTTCATATTACCCATGGCACTTATCCATTTTTGAAAAAGATGAAGGAACAAAATGAACAAGAGTCGATGCTTCTCCTTTTGAAAGACACCGGTGCGGTCTTGCTTCATGAAACCGGGGGAAATACGCTGTTTAAAGGCGGTTATTCATATGACATATTTGCGTCAAAGGGAGAGCTTTCTGCAGGAAAATTTGCCGTACTCGCCCATTTTCCGGTCCGGGATGAAGGCCGTCCGCTTTTTGAAGACGAGGTGAGCCAGAAAGCCGATGCGGTCATGAAGGAGGATGCCCTTCTTGCCGTGCGCGGGCTCAGGCCTTTAAAAGGGGATACGTATATTGTAGTTACTGTATGGAAAACGGAAGGGGCGTATACAACCTGGTCAGCGCAGGACCCTGATTTCCCGCTTGCAAAAGAGGATAAGTCGGTATTGAAAAGTCCTGTTTATTCCTCTGAATATGTCATACCGAAATCGAATTGA
- a CDS encoding response regulator encodes MGKPIRIAVVDDHDMVRKGLLSYLMTEPDFEIAGEGSSGREAVQLVKEQRPDVVLMDLLMENGTGVEATKEIMTFAPECKIIIITSFYDEEQVIPAIEAGAFSYLLKTAKAEDIMDAIKKAVDGESVIEARAATTMMNRFRSSQQKTLHEQLTRRELEVLQCLGEGMTNQEICNELFIGIKTVKTHVSHILSKLEVQDRTQAAVYANRHNITRNT; translated from the coding sequence ATGGGGAAGCCGATTCGGATAGCGGTCGTGGATGACCATGATATGGTCAGGAAAGGCCTGCTTTCCTACTTGATGACAGAGCCGGATTTTGAAATCGCCGGTGAAGGCTCGAGCGGACGGGAAGCGGTACAGCTTGTAAAGGAGCAGCGGCCGGATGTCGTGCTGATGGATCTGCTGATGGAAAACGGGACGGGGGTCGAAGCTACAAAAGAGATCATGACTTTTGCACCTGAATGCAAAATCATCATCATCACAAGCTTTTATGATGAAGAACAAGTCATTCCTGCAATTGAAGCAGGTGCATTCAGTTACTTGTTGAAGACGGCCAAGGCCGAGGACATTATGGACGCGATAAAAAAAGCTGTTGACGGTGAATCTGTTATTGAGGCGCGGGCGGCTACAACGATGATGAACCGGTTTCGTTCCTCTCAGCAGAAAACGCTCCATGAACAGCTAACCAGAAGGGAGTTAGAAGTCTTGCAGTGTCTCGGAGAAGGGATGACAAATCAGGAAATTTGTAATGAATTATTCATTGGGATCAAAACCGTGAAAACGCATGTAAGCCATATTTTGAGCAAGCTGGAAGTCCAGGACAGAACGCAGGCTGCAGTGTATGCCAACCGGCATAATATCACAAGGAACACGTGA
- a CDS encoding sensor histidine kinase: MLKKIASIRYHILRMHVFAAMGTGILFFVGLQFALLFMPANPLGLSAILWLTGLVFIAALVSGMYAGYTSSQPLKDRLEKLSTFITVLSRGNLSRRMEQDRSDEIGRMSVELNGLAERIDSQVQSLQRLADEKAELAEEAHKAATIEERQRLARDLHDAVSQQLFALSMMSSAALRIYDMDGQKAKEQLQQISDMAAQAQVEMRALMLHLRPVHLSGDTLWDGLEKLIGELKAKCTIDFQVSLGRQPRLSRGVEDHLFRIIQEFLSNVLRHAEAQVVKLEAALQQKHLYIYISDDGKGFDFQMERKTSYGLKTMQERAEEIGASVSLKSQKGQGTYLTIRVPVKEEKEYGEADSDSGRG; the protein is encoded by the coding sequence ATGCTGAAAAAAATAGCCAGTATCCGCTATCACATTTTACGTATGCATGTCTTTGCCGCGATGGGGACCGGCATCTTATTTTTTGTTGGGCTGCAGTTCGCTTTACTGTTCATGCCGGCCAATCCCCTTGGGCTTTCAGCCATTTTGTGGCTGACGGGTTTGGTTTTCATCGCAGCACTGGTGTCGGGCATGTATGCAGGATACACAAGCAGCCAGCCGCTGAAAGACCGTTTGGAGAAACTGTCCACTTTTATCACTGTCCTCTCAAGGGGAAATCTTTCGAGGCGCATGGAACAGGATCGGAGTGATGAAATCGGCCGCATGTCCGTTGAATTAAATGGTCTTGCTGAAAGGATCGACAGCCAGGTGCAATCGCTGCAGCGGCTGGCGGATGAAAAGGCTGAGCTCGCGGAAGAAGCACACAAAGCAGCCACGATTGAAGAGCGGCAGCGGCTCGCCCGTGATCTTCATGATGCGGTAAGCCAGCAGCTGTTCGCTTTAAGCATGATGTCATCTGCTGCTCTCCGGATTTATGATATGGATGGACAAAAGGCAAAAGAACAATTGCAGCAGATTTCGGATATGGCCGCGCAGGCCCAGGTGGAAATGCGCGCTCTCATGCTGCACCTGCGGCCAGTCCATCTGAGCGGGGATACGCTTTGGGATGGACTCGAAAAACTGATCGGTGAACTGAAGGCGAAATGCACCATCGATTTTCAGGTCAGTCTTGGCAGACAGCCCAGGCTCTCAAGGGGAGTCGAGGATCATCTGTTCAGAATCATTCAGGAGTTTCTTTCCAACGTCCTGCGACATGCGGAAGCACAGGTGGTCAAATTGGAAGCGGCATTGCAGCAAAAACATTTATACATATACATAAGCGATGACGGAAAAGGATTTGACTTTCAGATGGAAAGAAAAACATCCTATGGTCTAAAAACGATGCAGGAACGGGCCGAAGAAATCGGTGCGTCTGTCAGCCTGAAATCCCAAAAGGGGCAGGGAACATATTTAACAATCCGGGTACCGGTAAAGGAGGAAAAGGAATATGGGGAAGCCGATTCGGATAGCGGTCGTGGATGA
- the liaF gene encoding cell wall-active antibiotics response protein LiaF — protein sequence MRNLYIGGKREIKMGGLSIGKLFAAFTLIGFGVLLLLVNIGILTVEIRELLIFFYPVIFIAIGLSSLVRVMRKSGGSWFWGLLFLSLGMLLMLDRLDVISFTFGMVWKLWPLLLVYLGIKLFFNKGGIYENTDAGGFPIGDIKYDSPNWPVEPMNVWNAVGDYHLDFTKGFLPDKEIPIKISGWVGDVKILIPEELEFAVDAHVKAGSIKVLGQSTDGVNRDYNFKTPGYDEATRKLTFRVKLKAGDIRIDRV from the coding sequence ATGCGGAATTTGTATATAGGCGGAAAGAGGGAGATTAAAATGGGCGGACTATCAATTGGTAAATTATTCGCAGCTTTCACTTTAATCGGATTCGGAGTGCTGCTGCTGCTCGTGAATATCGGCATTTTAACAGTGGAAATAAGAGAGCTTCTCATATTCTTTTATCCGGTCATCTTTATTGCGATTGGATTGAGTTCACTCGTGCGGGTAATGCGCAAATCAGGCGGAAGCTGGTTCTGGGGACTCCTGTTCCTATCCCTGGGGATGCTGCTCATGCTTGACCGGCTTGATGTGATTTCGTTCACGTTCGGCATGGTATGGAAACTTTGGCCGCTGCTGCTCGTTTATTTGGGCATCAAGCTGTTTTTTAATAAAGGTGGCATATATGAAAATACGGATGCAGGCGGTTTCCCAATCGGTGATATAAAGTATGATTCGCCAAACTGGCCAGTGGAGCCGATGAATGTCTGGAATGCTGTTGGAGACTATCATCTTGATTTCACAAAAGGTTTTTTGCCGGACAAAGAAATCCCCATCAAAATTTCAGGATGGGTCGGCGATGTAAAAATCCTGATTCCTGAGGAACTTGAGTTTGCAGTTGATGCACATGTTAAAGCCGGAAGCATAAAGGTACTCGGTCAAAGTACCGATGGTGTGAACCGGGATTACAATTTCAAAACACCAGGTTACGATGAAGCTACGAGAAAGCTGACGTTCCGGGTCAAGTTGAAGGCCGGTGATATCCGGATTGACAGGGTATAG